Genomic window (Escherichia fergusonii ATCC 35469):
CGTCTGACGCTCACTTCGCGCACCGTAGATCAGCAGGAAGCCTGGCAGGCATATGCCGAAGGGCGCGATATGGACGTGACGGTTAAACCGGCGGCGCATCCGGTGGGAACGACGCTGGAAGTGCTGGATCTGTTCTACAACACCCCGGCGCGGCGGAAATTCCTGCGTACCGAGAAAACCGAATTTAACCATATTGATGAAATCATCCGCCGCATTGCGCTGGCGCGTTTCGACGTCACTATAAACCTGTCGCATAACGGAAAAATTGTGCGTCAGTATCGTGCAGTGCCGGAAGGCGGGCAAAAAGAACGGCGTTTAGGCGCGATTTGCGGCACCGCTTTTCTCGAACATGCGCTGGCGATTGAATGGCAGCACGGCGATCTCACGCTGCGCGGTTGGGTGGCAGATCCAAACCATACCACGCCCACACTGGCAGAAATTCAGTATTGCTACGTGAATGGTCGCATGATGCGCGATCGCCTGATCAATCATGCGATCCGTCAGGCCTGCGAAAACAAACTGGGGGCCGATCAGCAACCGGCATTTGTGTTGTATCTGGAGATCGACCCACATCAAGTGGACGTCAACGTGCACCCCGCCAAACACGAAGTGCGTTTCCATCAGTCGCGTCTGGTGCACGACTTTATCTATCAGGGCGTGCTGAGTGTGCTACAACAACAGCTGGAAACGCCGCTGCCACTGGACGATGAACCTCAACCTGCACCGCGCACCATTCCGGAGAACCGCGTGGCCGCCGGGCGTAATCATTTTGCTGAACCGGCAGTTCGTGAACCGGTAGCTCCCCGCTACTCTCCTGCGCCCGCCTCTGGTGGTCGTCCAGCAGCTTCCTGGCCGAATGCGCAGCCAGGCTACCAGAAACAGCAAGGTGAAGTGTATCGCCAGCTTTTGCAAACGCCTGCGCCGATGCAAAAACCAAAAGCACCTGAACCGCAGGAGCCAGCGCTTGCGGCGAATAGTCAGAGTTTTGGTCGGGTACTGACTATCGTCCATTCCGACTGTGCGTTGCTGGAGCGCGACGGCAACATTTCACTTTTAGCCCTGCCAGTGGCAGAACGTTGGCTGCGTCAGGCGCAGTTGACGCCGGGTGAAACGCCAGTTTGCGCCCAGCCGTTGCTTATTCCGTTGCGGCTAAAAGTTTCTGGCGAAGAAAAATCGGCATTAGAAAAAGCGCAGTCTGCCCTGGCGGAATTGGGTATTGATTTCCAGTCCGATGCACAGTATGTGACCATCAGGGCCGTGCCTTTACCCTTACGCCAACAAAATTTACAAATCTTGATTCCTGAACTGATAGGCTACCTGGCGAAGCAGTCCGTATTCGAACCTGGCAATATTGCGCAGTGGATTGCACGAAATCTGATGAGCGAACATGCGCAGTGGTCAATGGCACAGGCCATCACCCTGCTGGCGGACGTGGAACGGTTATGTCCGCAACTTGTGAAAACGCCGCCGGGTGGTCTGTTACAATCTGTTGATTTACATCCGGCGATAAAAGCCCTGAAAGATGAGTGATATCAGTAAGGCGAGCCTGCCTAAGGCGATTTTTTTGATGGGGCCGACGGCCTCCGGTAAAACGGCGTTAGCCATTGAGCTGCGTAAAATTTTACCAGTAGAGTTGATAAGCGTTGATTCTGCCCTTATTTACAAAGGGATGGATATCGGGACGGCGAAGCCGAACGCTGAAGAGTTACTCGCCGCGCCGCACCGATTGCTGGATATTCGCGATCCGTCGCAGGCTTATTCGGCCGCTGATTTTCGCCGCGATGCGCTGGCGGAAATGGCCGATATCACCGCGGCGGGGCGGATCCCACTATTAGTGGGCGGTACGATGTTGTATTTCAAGGCATTGCTGGAAGGGTTGTCGCCGCTACCGTCGGCAGACCCCGAAGTGCGGGCCAGAATTGAGCAACAGGCGGCAGAGCAAGGTTGGGAGTCATTGCATCGTCAACTTCAGGAGATCGATCCGGTTGCGGCAGCAAGGATTCATCCAAATGATCCACAAAGGCTTTCCCGGGCACTGGAAGTTTTTTTCATTTCGGGTAAAACTTTAACGGAACTGACGCAAACGTCAGGAGACGCTCTACCGTATCAGGTGCATCAGTTCGCCATCGCCCCGGCGAGCCGTGAACTGCTCCATCAACGAATTGAGCAGCGTTTTCATCAGATGTTGGCTTCAGGTTTTGAAGCAGAAGTCCGGGCGCTTTTTGCCCGAGGAGATTTGCATACGGACTTGCCTTCCATTCGTTGCGTGGGTTATCGCCAGATGTGGTCTTACCTTGAAGGCGAAATCTCATACGATGAAATGGTTTATCGAGGTGTTTGCGCCACGAGACAGTTGGCGAAGCGGCAGATAACCTGGCTGCGTGGTTGGGAAGGGGTTCACTGGCTTGACAGTGAAAAACCAGAACAGGCGCGTGACGAAGTATTACAGGTTGTTGGTGCTATCGCAGGCTGAATGTGTACAATTGAGACGTATCGTGCGCAATTTTTTCAGAATCGAAAGGTTCAAAGTACAAATAAGCATATAAGGAAAAGAGAGAATGGCTAAGGGGCAATCTTTACAAGATCCGTTCCTGAACGCACTGCGTCGGGAACGTGTTCCAGTTTCTATTTATTTGGTGAATGGTATTAAGCTGCAAGGACAAATCGAGTCTTTTGATCAGTT
Coding sequences:
- the mutL gene encoding DNA mismatch repair endonuclease MutL, which gives rise to MPIQVLPPQLANQIAAGEVVERPASVVKELVENSLDAGATRIDIDIERGGAKLIRIRDNGCGIKKDELALALARHATSKIASLDDLEAIISLGFRGEALASISSVSRLTLTSRTVDQQEAWQAYAEGRDMDVTVKPAAHPVGTTLEVLDLFYNTPARRKFLRTEKTEFNHIDEIIRRIALARFDVTINLSHNGKIVRQYRAVPEGGQKERRLGAICGTAFLEHALAIEWQHGDLTLRGWVADPNHTTPTLAEIQYCYVNGRMMRDRLINHAIRQACENKLGADQQPAFVLYLEIDPHQVDVNVHPAKHEVRFHQSRLVHDFIYQGVLSVLQQQLETPLPLDDEPQPAPRTIPENRVAAGRNHFAEPAVREPVAPRYSPAPASGGRPAASWPNAQPGYQKQQGEVYRQLLQTPAPMQKPKAPEPQEPALAANSQSFGRVLTIVHSDCALLERDGNISLLALPVAERWLRQAQLTPGETPVCAQPLLIPLRLKVSGEEKSALEKAQSALAELGIDFQSDAQYVTIRAVPLPLRQQNLQILIPELIGYLAKQSVFEPGNIAQWIARNLMSEHAQWSMAQAITLLADVERLCPQLVKTPPGGLLQSVDLHPAIKALKDE
- the miaA gene encoding tRNA (adenosine(37)-N6)-dimethylallyltransferase MiaA encodes the protein MSDISKASLPKAIFLMGPTASGKTALAIELRKILPVELISVDSALIYKGMDIGTAKPNAEELLAAPHRLLDIRDPSQAYSAADFRRDALAEMADITAAGRIPLLVGGTMLYFKALLEGLSPLPSADPEVRARIEQQAAEQGWESLHRQLQEIDPVAAARIHPNDPQRLSRALEVFFISGKTLTELTQTSGDALPYQVHQFAIAPASRELLHQRIEQRFHQMLASGFEAEVRALFARGDLHTDLPSIRCVGYRQMWSYLEGEISYDEMVYRGVCATRQLAKRQITWLRGWEGVHWLDSEKPEQARDEVLQVVGAIAG